Below is a window of bacterium DNA.
GTCCAACGGGCTATAAAAAGTGGACAGACAAGAGTGTCTGTCCTACGTGAGTAGGGGCGTATGGCATACGCCCTTATTTCATGAGGATCATCTTTCGCGTTTGCGATTGTTCTCCGGTTTGGAGGCGATAAAAGTAAGTGCCAGAGGGTAAGCCGGTGGCGTTGTACGATAAACGATAGGT
It encodes the following:
- a CDS encoding T9SS type A sorting domain-containing protein, which gives rise to TYRLSYNATGLPSGTYFYRLQTGEQSQTRKMILMK